In Notamacropus eugenii isolate mMacEug1 chromosome 1, mMacEug1.pri_v2, whole genome shotgun sequence, one genomic interval encodes:
- the PDP2 gene encoding pyruvate dehydrogenase [acetyl-transferring]-phosphatase 2, mitochondrial yields the protein MQSNFIMANTVTCWILNSARNSIATLQGKGHLYSRCVQNRNKLKWKVLSKRLFKSTAVDCGPHDNVFFLQKAFRHTSTEEDDFHLQLTPAQINEVLRAGESSHKILQYENKLPNSVLRFESNQLAANSPVEDRGSIATCLHSKGMMFGVFDGHGGPACAQAVSERLFYYVAVSLMSHQTLEVMEDAMESMKPLLPILKWHKHPGNSLYKEVTSVHFDHLRVYWQELLDQHMEMGLSIKEALTYSFQRLDSDISLEIQAPLEDEILRNLSLQVAFSGATACIAHVDGAHLHVANAGDCRAILGVQEENGAWSCLPLTRDHNAWNKAELVRLKKEHPESEERTIIVDDRLLGVLMPSRAFGDVQLKWSKELQQSVLQRGFNTEALNIYQFTPPNYYTPPYLTAEPEITYHKLRRKDKFLVMASDGLWDFLGNEDVVRLVVEHLEEATRQKPELTEKPANLGHMQSLLLQRKAKGIHVPDHNAATHLIRHAIGCNEYGEMDQERLSAMLTLPEDLARMYRDDITVTVVYFNSDSIDMFCKGSE from the coding sequence ATGCAGTCTAATTTCATAATGGCTAATACTGTGACCTGTTGGATTTTAAATTCAGCCAGAAACAGCATTGCCACCTTACAAGGAAAAGGACATTTGTATTCAAGATGTGTCCAAAACAGGAATAAGTTGAAATGGAAGGTTTTGTCTAAAAGGCTATTTAAATCAACAGCAGTAGATTGTGGACCACACGATAATGTCTTTTTTCTGCAAAAAGCTTTCAGACACACTTCCACTGAAGAAGATGACTTTCATTTGCAGCTCACACCTGCCCAGATAAATGAAGTCTTGAGAGCTGGTGAATCATCACATAAAATTCTCCAATATGAGAACAAACTTCCTAATTCAGTGTTAAGGTTTGAAAGTAACCAGTTGGCAGCCAACTCTCCTGTTGAAGACCGTGGAAGTATAGCAACTTGCCTTCACTCTAAAGGAATGATGTTTGGTGTCTTTGATGGACATGGGGGCCCTGCTTGTGCCCAGGCGGTAAGTGAAAGGCTCTTCTATTATGTTGCTGTGTCCTTGATGTCTCATCAAACCCTGGAGGTGATGGAGGATGCCATGGAGAGTATGAAGCCTCTCCTGCCTATCCTGAAGTGGCATAAGCACCCAGGGAACAGTCTTTACAAGGAAGTTACTTCTGTGCACTTTGACCATCTCCGTGTCTATTGGCAAGAACTGCTTGACCAGCATATGGAAATGGGACTCAGCATAAAGGAAGCTTTAACATATTCCTTTCAGAGACTGGATTCTGACATTTCTCTGGAAATTCAGGCTCCTTTGGAGGATGAAATATTGAGAAACCTCTCCCTGCAGGTGGCATTCTCTGGTGCAACAGCCTGTATAGCTCATGTTGATGGGGCTCACCTGCATGTGGCGAATGCTGGAGACTGTCGTGCTATACTTGGTGTGCAGGAGGAAAACGGGGCATGGTCTTGTCTGCCCCTTACCCGAGACCATAATGCTTGGAACAAAGCCGAGCTCGTAAGGCTAAAGAAAGAACACCCAGAATCTGAGGAGAGAACTATAATTGTGGATGATAGGCTCTTAGGCGTCCTCATGCCTTCCAGGGCATTTGGTGATGTCCAGTTAAAATGGAGTAAAGAATTGCAGCAAAGTGTCCTCCAGAGAGGTTTTAATACTGAGGCtttgaatatttatcaatttACTCCACCTAACTACTATACACCACCTTATTTGACTGCAGAGCCAGAAATCACTTACCACAAATTGAGACGTAAGGATAAGTTCCTTGTTATGGCCTCTGATGGACTGTGGGACTTTCTGGGCAATGAGGATGTGGTTAGGCTTGTAGTGGAGCACCTTGAGGAGGCTACAAGGCAGAAACCTGAACTGACTGAGAAACCAGCTAATTTGGGCCACATGCAAAGCCTGTTACTCCAAAGGAAAGCTAAAGGCATCCATGTTCCTGATCACAACGCTGCCACTCATCTAATAAGGCATGCCATTGGATGCAACGAATATGGGGAGATGGACCAGGAGAGGCTTTCTGCCATGTTGACCTTACCAGAAGATTTAGCAAGAATGTATAGGGATGATATCACAGTTACAGTGGTTTATTTTAATTCAGACTCAATTGACATGTTTTGTAAGGGGAGTGAATAA